From the genome of Prevotella herbatica, one region includes:
- a CDS encoding NADH peroxidase: MKKKFICTVCGYIYEGTEAPEKCPICKADKSKFKELEVADDDLTFATVHYLGAAYKEGVSKELIQHCKETFAGECSEVGMYLAMARQADREGYPEIARAFEHYAYEEANHASRYAELLGEVLADTKANLEARISAEKGACAEKFEFAKLAKAEGNDTLHDTIHEMAKDEARHAAGFAGLYKRFFK; encoded by the coding sequence ATGAAGAAGAAATTTATTTGCACTGTATGTGGTTATATCTATGAAGGTACTGAAGCTCCTGAAAAGTGTCCAATCTGTAAAGCTGACAAGAGCAAGTTTAAAGAACTAGAAGTTGCTGACGATGACTTGACTTTCGCAACTGTTCATTATCTAGGCGCAGCTTACAAAGAAGGCGTATCTAAGGAACTTATACAGCACTGCAAAGAAACATTCGCTGGGGAATGTAGTGAAGTTGGAATGTATCTAGCAATGGCTCGACAGGCTGATCGTGAAGGTTATCCTGAAATAGCAAGAGCTTTTGAACACTATGCTTATGAAGAGGCTAATCACGCAAGCCGCTACGCAGAACTTCTAGGTGAGGTTTTGGCTGACACAAAGGCTAACCTTGAAGCTCGTATCTCTGCTGAGAAGGGCGCATGCGCTGAAAAGTTTGAATTCGCTAAGCTTGCAAAGGCTGAAGGCAACGATACTCTTCACGACACAATTCACGAAATGGCTAAGGACGAGGCTCGTCATGCAGCAGGTTTCGCTGGTCTATACAAGAGATTCTTTAAATAA
- a CDS encoding YgiQ family radical SAM protein, which yields MDSEQYKLTDFLPTTKKECELRGWDELDVILFSGDAYIDHPSFGAAVIGRALEAAGYRVAIVPQPDWHGDFRDFKKLGRPKLFFGISPGCMDSMVNKYTANKRLRSIDEYSPDGRHDCRPEYPTVVYSQILKKIYPDIPVILGGIEASMRRLTHYDYWQDKLRRCILCDSGADMILYGSGTKSIIQVSKNIESGMSINDMHNIPQTVYLAKEDDIYGGIKEDDIILHSHEECLANKKAEAENYRHIEEESNKIHAQRLLQQTGKVYAVVNPPYPTMTTEELDASFDLPYTRLPHPKYKGKKIPAFEMIKFSINMHHGCFGGCAFCTISAHQGKFVVCRSKESILREVKKVISMPDFKGYLSDLGGPSANMYGMHGKNHKACELCKRPSCINPQVCPNLDTDHSHLLDIYHAVDALPGIKKSFIGSGVRYDLLLHKGKDEKANASAREYTRELIEHHVSGRLKVAPEHTQDDVLRLMRKPSFNQFYEFKKIFDRINKEAGLKQQIIPYFISSHPGCKEEDMAELAVQTKDLDFHLEQVQDFTPTPMTISTETWYTGYDPYTLEPVFSAKTPREKLAQRQFFFWYKPEERRNIEQELRRIGRHDLIKKLYPSGPARTDKFHSDNERSSRKPTHSRNSKYEDRPVGSTYDNPGVGSYDKTSKSKGYKGKNKKSYNPNFSNNNHRK from the coding sequence TTGGATTCAGAACAATACAAATTGACAGATTTCCTTCCAACTACAAAGAAAGAGTGTGAACTCCGTGGTTGGGATGAACTTGATGTTATTTTATTTTCGGGTGATGCGTATATTGATCACCCTTCTTTTGGCGCTGCTGTTATTGGCAGAGCCCTTGAAGCAGCAGGTTATCGTGTAGCTATCGTGCCACAACCTGACTGGCATGGCGATTTCAGAGATTTCAAAAAATTAGGACGTCCAAAACTCTTCTTCGGTATTTCACCGGGATGCATGGACTCTATGGTAAACAAATATACAGCCAATAAGCGATTACGCTCTATTGACGAGTATAGTCCGGACGGTCGCCACGACTGCCGTCCTGAGTATCCTACTGTTGTCTATTCACAGATATTAAAGAAGATATATCCTGACATACCAGTTATTCTTGGAGGTATAGAGGCATCAATGCGCCGTCTCACCCATTACGACTATTGGCAGGACAAACTACGCCGTTGCATTCTTTGTGACAGTGGCGCAGATATGATATTATATGGTTCAGGTACCAAATCAATTATTCAGGTAAGCAAAAATATTGAGTCTGGAATGTCAATCAATGACATGCACAATATTCCCCAAACAGTCTATCTCGCAAAAGAGGATGATATCTATGGCGGAATAAAAGAAGACGATATCATTCTTCATTCTCATGAAGAGTGTCTAGCTAACAAGAAAGCTGAAGCTGAAAACTACAGACATATTGAGGAAGAATCAAATAAGATTCATGCACAAAGATTGCTCCAGCAGACTGGTAAAGTATATGCTGTTGTAAATCCTCCTTATCCCACAATGACAACCGAGGAACTAGATGCTTCTTTCGATTTGCCATACACCCGACTACCACATCCTAAATATAAAGGCAAGAAGATTCCGGCTTTCGAAATGATAAAGTTTTCCATCAACATGCATCATGGCTGTTTTGGTGGTTGCGCTTTCTGTACAATATCTGCACATCAAGGTAAATTCGTTGTGTGCAGAAGTAAGGAAAGCATCTTGCGAGAAGTCAAGAAAGTAATCAGTATGCCAGACTTTAAAGGCTATCTTTCCGATCTCGGAGGACCGTCCGCCAACATGTATGGTATGCATGGCAAAAATCATAAAGCTTGTGAGCTTTGCAAACGTCCGTCGTGTATCAATCCTCAGGTGTGTCCTAATCTTGATACCGATCATTCACATCTGCTTGACATCTATCATGCCGTAGACGCATTACCTGGAATAAAGAAAAGTTTTATAGGAAGTGGTGTCCGCTATGATTTACTGTTGCATAAGGGAAAAGATGAAAAAGCAAATGCTTCAGCACGTGAATACACTCGTGAACTGATAGAGCATCATGTGAGCGGAAGATTAAAGGTTGCTCCAGAACACACTCAGGATGATGTCTTGAGACTTATGCGCAAACCTTCTTTCAACCAGTTCTATGAATTTAAGAAGATATTCGATCGCATAAACAAAGAAGCAGGATTGAAGCAGCAGATTATACCATATTTCATTAGTTCGCATCCTGGATGCAAGGAAGAAGATATGGCAGAGTTGGCTGTACAAACTAAGGATCTTGATTTTCATCTTGAGCAAGTGCAGGATTTCACCCCTACTCCAATGACGATCTCCACAGAGACATGGTACACTGGCTACGATCCATATACATTAGAACCGGTGTTCAGCGCCAAGACTCCTAGAGAAAAACTTGCACAGCGCCAGTTCTTCTTCTGGTATAAGCCAGAGGAAAGAAGAAATATAGAACAGGAATTGCGTCGTATAGGCAGACATGATTTGATAAAGAAGTTATATCCTAGTGGTCCTGCGCGAACAGATAAATTCCATTCTGACAATGAAAGAAGCAGTCGCAAGCCTACGCATAGCCGCAATTCTAAATATGAGGATCGTCCTGTAGGTAGCACCTACGATAATCCTGGTGTTGGCTCTTATGACAAGACTTCAAAATCTAAAGGTTATAAAGGTAAGAACAAAAAGAGTTATAATCCTAATTTCAGTAATAATAATCATCGAAAATAA
- a CDS encoding NADH peroxidase — protein sequence MKKKFICTVCGYIYEGTEAPDQCPICKADKSKFKEMESVDDDLNLATVHYLGAAYKEGVSKELIQHCKETFAGECSEVGMYLAMARQADREGYPEIARAFEHYAYEEANHASRYAELLGEVLADTKANLEARISAEKGACAEKFEFAKMAKAEGNDTLHDTIHEMAKDEARHAAGFAGLYKRFFK from the coding sequence ATGAAAAAGAAATTTATTTGTACTGTATGTGGATACATCTATGAAGGTACAGAAGCTCCAGACCAATGTCCAATTTGTAAAGCTGATAAGAGCAAGTTTAAAGAAATGGAATCTGTTGACGATGATCTAAATCTCGCTACAGTTCATTACCTAGGTGCAGCTTATAAGGAAGGTGTATCAAAGGAATTGATTCAGCATTGTAAAGAAACATTCGCTGGTGAGTGCAGTGAAGTGGGGATGTATCTAGCGATGGCCCGACAGGCAGATCGTGAAGGCTATCCAGAAATTGCAAGAGCTTTTGAACACTATGCTTACGAAGAGGCTAATCACGCAAGTCGCTATGCTGAACTTCTAGGTGAGGTTTTGGCTGATACAAAGGCTAACCTTGAGGCTCGTATCTCTGCAGAGAAGGGTGCATGCGCTGAGAAGTTTGAATTCGCAAAGATGGCAAAGGCTGAAGGTAACGATACTCTTCATGACACAATTCATGAAATGGCTAAAGACGAAGCTCGTCATGCGGCAGGTTTCGCTGGTTTATATAAGCGATTCTTTAAATAA
- the feoB gene encoding ferrous iron transport protein B translates to MKLSDLKTGEHGVIVKVTGHGGFRKRIVEMGFIKGKKVDVLLNAPLQDPVKYKIMGYEVSLRRTEAEMIEVVSESEAKEMSRVSRHEYKTAEIIDSTDIDEQPLTDEQLEEAAIKRSHTINVALVGNPNCGKTSLFNFASGAHERVGNYSGVTVDAKVGHTEYEGYEFNLVDLPGTYSLSAYSPEELYVRKQIIEKTPDVIINVIDASNLERNLYLTTQLIDMHLRMVCALNMFDETQKRGDNVDYNKLSELFGVPMVPTVFKDGSGVNEMFHQIIELYESNEDDKPHFRHIHINHGHEIENGISHIQEYLKKDETLRQRYSTRYLAIKLLENDAEAEKKIKALPTADAILKARDAAAQRVLDETGDDSETAVMDAKYGFIHGALQEAQYETGKKKDTYQMTHYLDNIITNKYLGFPIFILMLFIMFTATFIIGQYPMDAIEAAVSWLGDLIANNIPDGPVKAMLVDGIIGGVGAVIVFLPQILILYFFISFMEDSGYMARAAFIMDKIMHKMGLHGKSFIPLIMGFGCNVPAVMATRTIESKRSRLITMLIIPMMSCSARLPIYVMITGTFFALKYRSLIMLSLYVIGIVMAVVISRIFSSFLVKGEDTPFVMELPPYRFPTWKAIGRHTWEKGKQYLKKMGGIILVASIIVWALGYFPHNEHLSKQQQQEQSYIGTIGKTIEPVFRPMGFDWKLDVGLVAGVGAKEIVASTLGVLYSNDESVADNSDSGSKYQALHRQMTSDIAKVHNIKYEDAQPVATLTAYCFLLFVLLYFPCIATIAAIKGETGSWKWALFAAGYTTVLAWTVSTVVYQIGMVLI, encoded by the coding sequence ATGAAATTATCAGATTTAAAAACCGGAGAACATGGTGTTATTGTAAAAGTAACAGGTCATGGAGGTTTCCGAAAGCGCATAGTTGAAATGGGCTTTATCAAGGGAAAGAAGGTTGATGTATTATTAAATGCACCTCTTCAGGATCCAGTGAAATACAAAATAATGGGCTACGAAGTATCTTTACGTCGTACTGAAGCTGAGATGATAGAGGTTGTGTCAGAATCTGAAGCCAAGGAAATGAGCAGAGTTTCAAGGCATGAATATAAAACAGCTGAGATTATAGATAGCACTGATATTGACGAGCAACCGCTAACTGATGAACAGTTGGAAGAAGCTGCAATCAAACGCAGCCATACTATCAATGTCGCCCTTGTTGGAAATCCAAACTGTGGTAAGACATCACTTTTTAATTTTGCTTCAGGAGCTCATGAGCGTGTAGGCAACTACTCTGGTGTAACTGTTGATGCAAAGGTTGGGCATACAGAATATGAAGGTTATGAGTTTAATCTTGTCGACCTTCCTGGTACTTACAGTCTTTCAGCTTACTCACCAGAAGAACTATATGTTCGCAAGCAGATCATCGAAAAGACGCCTGATGTTATTATAAACGTCATTGATGCTAGTAACCTTGAACGTAACCTTTATCTCACAACACAACTCATTGATATGCACCTTCGTATGGTGTGTGCGTTAAATATGTTTGATGAGACCCAAAAGCGTGGTGATAATGTTGATTACAACAAACTTTCTGAGCTATTTGGTGTTCCAATGGTTCCTACCGTATTTAAGGACGGAAGCGGAGTCAATGAAATGTTTCATCAGATAATAGAGTTATATGAAAGTAATGAGGATGACAAGCCACATTTCCGCCATATACATATCAATCATGGACACGAAATAGAAAACGGAATAAGTCACATACAGGAATATCTAAAGAAGGACGAAACTTTGCGCCAGCGATATTCCACACGTTACCTAGCAATAAAACTCCTTGAGAATGATGCTGAAGCTGAAAAGAAAATAAAGGCTTTGCCTACAGCAGATGCTATATTGAAGGCACGTGATGCTGCTGCTCAAAGGGTATTGGATGAAACAGGAGACGACAGCGAAACCGCAGTGATGGACGCAAAGTATGGTTTTATCCATGGAGCACTTCAAGAAGCACAATACGAGACTGGAAAGAAAAAAGATACTTATCAGATGACTCATTACCTTGATAATATCATCACAAATAAATATCTTGGATTCCCTATCTTTATCCTGATGCTATTTATCATGTTTACAGCAACATTCATAATAGGTCAATATCCAATGGACGCTATTGAGGCAGCAGTATCATGGTTGGGTGATTTAATAGCTAACAATATTCCTGATGGACCTGTTAAGGCGATGCTTGTAGACGGAATTATAGGAGGTGTTGGAGCTGTTATTGTATTTCTACCACAGATTCTTATCCTCTATTTCTTTATCAGTTTCATGGAAGATTCAGGATATATGGCACGTGCAGCATTCATCATGGATAAAATAATGCACAAGATGGGACTTCACGGCAAGTCGTTCATACCGCTTATTATGGGATTTGGATGTAATGTACCAGCCGTAATGGCAACAAGAACCATTGAGAGCAAGCGCTCACGACTCATAACAATGCTTATCATTCCGATGATGAGCTGTTCAGCCCGCCTCCCTATCTACGTAATGATAACCGGAACGTTCTTTGCGCTGAAATATCGCTCTCTCATTATGTTGTCATTATATGTAATCGGCATCGTAATGGCAGTTGTGATCAGTCGTATTTTTAGTTCATTCCTTGTCAAGGGCGAAGACACTCCGTTTGTAATGGAGCTTCCACCCTATCGCTTCCCTACATGGAAGGCTATAGGCAGACACACTTGGGAAAAGGGGAAACAGTATCTTAAAAAGATGGGTGGCATCATCCTCGTTGCAAGTATCATTGTATGGGCATTGGGATATTTCCCTCATAACGAACATCTGTCAAAGCAGCAGCAACAGGAACAGAGTTATATCGGAACAATTGGAAAGACAATAGAACCGGTTTTCAGACCTATGGGCTTTGATTGGAAACTTGATGTAGGACTCGTTGCCGGTGTTGGAGCTAAAGAAATTGTAGCAAGTACTCTCGGTGTACTCTACAGTAATGACGAAAGCGTAGCTGACAATTCTGATTCTGGCAGTAAATATCAGGCCCTACATCGTCAGATGACATCAGACATAGCAAAAGTACATAACATAAAATATGAAGACGCCCAACCTGTGGCAACACTCACAGCTTATTGCTTCTTATTATTTGTGTTACTCTATTTCCCATGTATAGCCACAATAGCAGCTATAAAGGGAGAAACAGGAAGTTGGAAGTGGGCTTTGTTTGCAGCCGGCTACACCACGGTCCTTGCATGGACGGTAAGTACAGTTGTATATCAAATTGGAATGGTTTTAATATAG
- a CDS encoding type IX secretion system plug protein, with the protein MQNVKLSILSLLMLAVPCKALSQHYEILDDNIASLQVMNGNDWQSLLPIITLNSSDVVNIGFDNFNHEYHRYTYKIEHCESDWSISNQLFTSDYVTGFSEGIPIEDISQSVNTTVEYSHYAFAIPNSRCSIKLSGNYKVTVMDEDDNNRVLLVACFMVVEPLMNVGMAYRTNTDIDINSTHQQVDMTVSYNNVTVSNPDTQIKTIVMQNGRWDNARIKARPDNIMPNGMQWKHCKDYIFDAGNEYRKFEILDVSHPTMGIETTDWDGNHYNAYIWRDEPRLNYIYDEDANGAYCIRNSDNNENDRLSEYVITHFTLKTPPTDHDIYIDGGFTNNSFLPKYKMTYNPSTGYYEDSVLLKQGYYSYKYIMLDNNGKANNLQSEGSFFQTENSYQSLVYYRGNGERTDRLVGYANLKNNK; encoded by the coding sequence ATGCAAAACGTTAAGTTGTCCATATTATCATTGTTAATGCTGGCAGTGCCTTGTAAGGCCCTGTCACAGCACTATGAGATATTAGATGATAACATTGCCTCACTACAGGTTATGAATGGCAACGACTGGCAAAGTCTGTTACCCATTATCACTCTTAATAGCAGTGATGTAGTAAACATCGGTTTTGACAACTTCAACCATGAGTATCATAGATATACATACAAGATAGAGCATTGCGAATCAGACTGGTCTATTTCCAATCAACTGTTTACAAGTGATTATGTCACTGGATTTTCAGAAGGAATACCTATTGAAGACATTTCTCAGTCTGTAAACACAACTGTTGAATATAGCCATTACGCATTTGCAATACCAAACAGCAGATGCAGCATAAAGTTGAGTGGCAATTATAAGGTCACTGTTATGGATGAAGACGACAACAACCGAGTTCTTCTTGTTGCCTGTTTTATGGTTGTCGAACCGCTTATGAATGTTGGTATGGCATATAGAACCAATACTGATATTGACATAAACAGCACGCATCAGCAGGTTGATATGACCGTATCATATAACAATGTGACCGTTTCCAATCCCGACACACAGATAAAGACCATCGTTATGCAAAATGGCCGTTGGGACAATGCTCGCATCAAAGCCCGACCAGACAATATTATGCCAAACGGAATGCAATGGAAACACTGCAAGGACTATATTTTTGATGCAGGGAACGAATATCGAAAGTTTGAAATTCTTGATGTCTCGCATCCTACGATGGGTATTGAAACAACAGACTGGGACGGAAATCACTATAATGCATATATCTGGCGTGATGAACCAAGGTTAAACTATATATATGATGAGGATGCAAACGGTGCATATTGCATAAGAAATAGCGATAACAACGAAAACGATCGCCTTTCAGAATATGTGATAACTCATTTCACATTGAAGACTCCTCCTACTGATCATGACATATATATTGACGGCGGATTTACAAACAACAGTTTTCTACCAAAATACAAGATGACCTACAATCCGTCTACAGGATATTATGAAGACTCCGTATTATTGAAACAAGGATATTATTCATATAAATATATTATGCTCGACAACAATGGAAAAGCAAACAATCTGCAATCAGAAGGCAGCTTCTTCCAAACGGAGAACAGCTATCAGTCGTTGGTGTATTATCGAGGAAACGGAGAACGAACCGACAGACTAGTTGGCTATGCAAATCTCAAGAATAATAAATGA
- a CDS encoding golvesin C-terminal-like domain-containing protein, with product MNRLIVTVFTLCLSTSLMALPPNDKLAIQREISNYFLRYDNGKNSLPEQIRILNFDIDDNAKTIKLEISNSFAAQELTQKSVKKIYKKISHIFPSQYNQYKMIIISCGMPIEQLATDATIADNETNKFWGDIDYHDQPWVTNASLPYSITHGLYDRHISLWASHGRYYDNDKRVWKWQRPNMFGTTEDLFTQTIVVPYLIPMLQNAGACVFTPRERDWQKNEYIVDNDISKAPNYLEVNVKGEWKEFEGKGFSFHEGTYKNGENPFEQGTARMIKATKSKKKFSLISYQPTFASSGRYAVYVSYQTTEKSVPDAEYIVYHNGSETHFRVNQTMGGGTWVYLGTFDFASGNNQYNRVVITNNSRNHGVVTADAVRFGGGMGNIERGGSVSGFPRCLEGARYSAQWAGAPTSVYDSKENDNDYGDDINARPYMSNWLAGGSCYVPTIEGKKVPIELSLAVHSDAGFDKIGNSIIGSLAICTTNFNEGRLNSGVSRMSSYDFAKSLLDGFDRDLGAAVGKWSRRYLWDKNYSETRNPEVPSAIIETLSHQSFPDMELGQDPNFKFCMARSLYKTIVRYINNAHGKPTVIQPLAPNAFKIEFIDRDEVKLSWKATEDKLEPSAYPTAYNVYTATGESDFDNGSLVLKNYTILHIIPGVQYNFKVTAVNRGGESFPTEILSALYQPSATKTVLVVNGFDRLSAPAVIDNDSIQGFDFNKDPGVSYGLTAGWNGKQICFDKKKIGIEGPGGLGYCGDELAGSFIDGNDFDYVKEHTQAIATAGKYNVVSCSADAIERGDIKLSNYTAVDLILGLQKYDVHSLKYYKTFTPEMQNALQTYSQNHGNIIVSGSYIASDMTTDREKMFLKNTLKVTTAETDSTNSDMQINGLGKQFYLFRALNDAHYAATSSDEITPAPGAICAMQYNNGSGAAVGYQGKDYNSFTVAFPLECIASKKERNDIMRGILNYVMPDTVKSK from the coding sequence ATGAATAGATTAATAGTTACTGTTTTCACCCTTTGTTTATCAACATCTTTAATGGCATTGCCACCAAATGATAAATTAGCTATCCAAAGGGAAATTAGCAACTATTTCTTAAGATATGATAATGGCAAAAACTCTCTACCAGAACAAATAAGAATTCTAAATTTCGATATAGATGACAATGCTAAGACTATTAAATTAGAAATTAGCAATTCTTTTGCCGCACAAGAGCTGACGCAGAAATCGGTAAAGAAAATATATAAGAAAATTAGCCATATATTTCCTTCTCAATACAATCAGTATAAGATGATAATAATATCTTGTGGCATGCCTATAGAGCAACTTGCCACAGATGCTACTATTGCTGATAATGAGACTAATAAGTTCTGGGGAGATATAGATTATCATGATCAGCCTTGGGTTACAAATGCATCCCTACCTTACAGCATTACGCATGGACTCTATGACCGACACATCTCTTTGTGGGCGAGTCATGGACGATATTATGACAATGACAAGAGAGTATGGAAATGGCAGCGTCCGAATATGTTTGGCACTACCGAGGATCTGTTCACACAAACTATCGTTGTTCCCTATCTTATTCCAATGCTGCAAAATGCCGGAGCTTGCGTATTTACACCAAGGGAACGTGATTGGCAGAAAAATGAATATATAGTTGATAATGATATTTCTAAGGCTCCAAACTATCTTGAAGTCAATGTTAAGGGCGAATGGAAAGAGTTTGAAGGTAAAGGATTCTCGTTCCATGAAGGAACATATAAGAATGGAGAAAATCCTTTTGAGCAAGGTACTGCCAGAATGATAAAGGCTACCAAAAGCAAGAAAAAGTTTTCTCTAATTTCATATCAACCTACATTCGCTTCTTCAGGAAGATATGCTGTATATGTAAGCTATCAGACAACAGAAAAAAGTGTTCCCGATGCTGAATATATCGTATATCATAATGGAAGTGAAACCCATTTCAGAGTCAACCAGACTATGGGTGGCGGAACTTGGGTATATCTCGGAACATTTGACTTTGCCTCAGGAAATAATCAATACAATCGTGTCGTAATAACAAATAATTCTCGCAACCATGGAGTCGTAACAGCTGATGCCGTTAGATTTGGTGGTGGTATGGGAAATATTGAACGTGGAGGAAGCGTAAGCGGATTCCCTCGTTGCCTTGAAGGCGCACGCTATTCTGCACAATGGGCAGGAGCACCAACGAGTGTTTATGACAGCAAGGAAAATGACAATGACTACGGCGATGACATCAATGCAAGACCCTACATGAGCAATTGGCTTGCTGGCGGTTCATGTTATGTCCCAACTATTGAGGGAAAGAAGGTTCCTATAGAATTGTCTCTAGCTGTACATAGTGATGCTGGATTTGACAAAATCGGAAATAGTATTATCGGTTCACTAGCTATATGCACAACAAACTTTAATGAAGGCAGACTTAATTCTGGAGTTTCAAGAATGTCATCATACGATTTCGCAAAATCTCTCCTTGATGGATTTGACAGAGATTTAGGAGCAGCTGTTGGTAAATGGAGTCGCAGATATCTATGGGATAAGAATTATTCCGAGACTAGGAATCCAGAAGTTCCTTCGGCAATTATAGAGACATTGTCACATCAAAGTTTTCCTGATATGGAATTGGGACAAGATCCTAATTTCAAATTTTGCATGGCCAGATCATTGTACAAGACAATTGTCAGATATATTAATAATGCACATGGCAAACCAACTGTTATTCAGCCACTTGCACCTAATGCGTTCAAGATTGAGTTTATTGATAGAGATGAAGTCAAATTGTCATGGAAGGCAACAGAAGATAAGTTAGAACCTTCTGCCTATCCTACCGCTTACAATGTATATACAGCTACAGGAGAATCTGATTTCGATAATGGGTCGTTAGTATTAAAGAACTATACCATTCTGCATATAATACCTGGCGTCCAATATAATTTCAAGGTAACAGCTGTTAATCGTGGTGGTGAGAGTTTCCCTACAGAAATTTTATCAGCCCTTTATCAACCTTCGGCAACCAAAACAGTACTTGTCGTAAATGGCTTTGATCGCCTTTCGGCTCCTGCCGTCATCGACAATGATAGCATTCAAGGTTTCGATTTCAACAAAGATCCAGGTGTGTCTTATGGTCTTACAGCAGGTTGGAACGGCAAGCAAATATGTTTTGACAAAAAGAAAATCGGTATAGAAGGTCCTGGTGGACTCGGATATTGTGGAGATGAACTGGCTGGTAGTTTCATAGATGGTAATGATTTTGATTATGTTAAAGAGCATACTCAGGCTATAGCCACTGCTGGAAAATATAATGTAGTAAGTTGTTCCGCAGATGCAATAGAAAGGGGCGACATCAAACTATCAAATTATACTGCAGTAGACTTGATACTTGGTCTCCAGAAATATGATGTACATTCTTTGAAATATTACAAGACATTTACTCCTGAAATGCAGAACGCTTTGCAAACCTATTCACAAAATCACGGTAATATTATCGTCAGTGGAAGTTATATTGCAAGTGATATGACAACAGACAGAGAAAAGATGTTCTTGAAAAATACATTGAAAGTAACTACTGCAGAGACGGATTCTACAAATAGTGACATGCAGATTAACGGACTTGGTAAGCAGTTCTATTTATTCAGAGCTCTTAACGATGCTCATTATGCAGCAACATCATCAGACGAAATAACACCTGCACCAGGCGCTATATGCGCCATGCAATACAACAACGGTAGCGGTGCAGCTGTTGGTTATCAAGGCAAAGACTACAATAGCTTTACCGTTGCATTCCCTTTAGAGTGCATTGCCTCAAAGAAAGAACGCAACGACATCATGAGAGGTATTCTCAACTATGTCATGCCTGACACCGTAAAATCGAAATAG
- a CDS encoding 1-acyl-sn-glycerol-3-phosphate acyltransferase, whose product MGWTKNVTVDHPDKFIICLAPHTSNWDFVIGQLYTRAECLKTNFLMKKEWFFWPFGKMFHKLGGIPVWRSKHTSMTDNLAETALKSKSFKLCITPEGTRSPNPDWKKGFYFIALKANIPILLYGVDYEKKTITCTEAFIPTGDIDKDMPIIKAYFKNFKGKKPKNFAY is encoded by the coding sequence ATGGGATGGACAAAAAATGTTACTGTTGACCACCCTGATAAATTTATTATCTGCCTTGCGCCACATACTAGTAATTGGGATTTCGTCATAGGACAGCTTTACACACGTGCAGAATGTCTAAAAACGAATTTCCTTATGAAGAAAGAATGGTTTTTCTGGCCATTCGGTAAGATGTTCCACAAGTTGGGAGGAATCCCTGTTTGGAGATCTAAGCATACAAGTATGACAGATAATTTAGCTGAGACAGCCCTCAAATCAAAATCATTCAAGTTGTGTATAACACCTGAAGGAACTCGTTCTCCTAACCCAGACTGGAAAAAAGGATTTTATTTTATTGCGCTAAAAGCCAATATACCTATCCTTCTTTATGGTGTCGACTACGAAAAGAAGACTATTACTTGCACGGAAGCATTTATTCCTACAGGTGATATAGATAAAGACATGCCTATCATCAAGGCATATTTCAAAAATTTCAAAGGCAAAAAGCCTAAGAATTTTGCATACTAA